Below is a window of Hydrogenimonas sp. SS33 DNA.
GTTTGGAGGTTTTGAGTGCTCCGACGGTGAGGGAGAAGTTTTCATCGTAATAGTCCAGCTTGTCCTGAACCTCCTCCACACTGAAACCGTTGAAGAAGTTCATGCGTCCGAGGAAATGGACATTGTGCACTTCGTTGCCCGCCATCTCCGGCGTGTGGGTCGTGAAGACGACATGCTTCTTCAGGTCCTCCAGATTGGGATAGCGTTTCATCAGTTCGAAGACCAGCGGCAGGGCATGCCCCTCGTTCATATGGTAGATGTCGATATCCAGGCCCATCGCTTCGAGAACCTTCACCCCGCCGATGCCAAGCACGATCTCCTGGGCGATACGCGTCTCTTCGTTGGGATCGTAGAGTTTGTGGGTAATGGTCCGGGAGAGGTGGTCGTTTTCGAAAATGTCGGTGGTCAGCAGGATGACCGGCGCCGAGTCGAAGACGTTGGCCGGCAGAAGATAGGCTTTGACCTGGACCGGTTTGCCGTTGATCATCACTTCGACGATGATGCCGGTCTCCCGGAGGAAGTAGTAGAACTTCCGGCGGAACTCTACTTTCAGCGTATTGTCTTCATAGCGGCTCTGGTCATAGTAGCCGAAACTCCAGAGAATGCCCACACCGATCGTATGCTGGCGTTTGTCGTTGACGCTTCGCATATGCGATCCCGCCAGAAAGCCGAGGCCTCCCGAATAGGTCTTGAGCGCCTGGTCGATGGCGAACTCCATGGAGAAGTAGGCCACCTTCGTCTTGAAATGTTCATCGATCACATAGGGAAAAAGCTCTTTTTCCGTCACTGATAGATCCTTTTATCGCAATAATTGGTTTGGAGTATAGGACAAAAAGGCTGAATTAGCCTAGAGGTGCCCTATAACCGACTGGACGATCTTTTGCGCTTCGGCCTGAATCTCCTTCAAATGGTCGGGAGAGAGGAAACTCTCCGCATAGATCTTGTAGATATCTTCGGTCCCGGAGGGTCGCATGGCGGCCCACCCGTTCTCCGTCACCAGCTTCAAACCGCCGATGGGGGCACCGTTGCCCGGCGCTTCGGTGAAAATACCCGTAATCTTCTCTCCCGCCAGTGTCTCTGCGGTGATATCCGAGGGGGAGAGGGCTTTGAGTTTCGCCTTCTGCTCCCGACTCGCCGGTGCGTCGATGCGGGCATAGTAGGCTTTTCCGAAGGCTCTCTCGAAATCGGCATAGATGTCGGCGGGGTCCCGCCCCGTGACGGCACGAATCTCCGCCGCGAGCATCGTCATGATGATGCCGTCCTTGTCGGTGGTCCAGACGGAAGCGTCCCGCCGCAGGTAGGCCGCCCCCGCACTCTCTTCGCCGCCGAAACCGAGCCACCCTTCGTAAAGGCCGTCGACGAACCATTTGAAGCCGACGGGCACTTCGTAGACCTCTTTGCCCAGCGATGCCGCGACCCGGTCGATCATGGAGCTGCTGACGACGGTTTTCCCCACTTTCAGGCTCGCGGGCCATGCGAATCGGTGTTTGAAGAGGTACCAGATGGCCACACTCAGGAAATGGTTGGGGTTCATGAGCCCCCCTTTTGGGGTCACGATGCCGTGGCGGTCGGCGTCGGTATCATTGCCGAACGCCAGGTCATACCGCTCTTTCAGGGCCACCAGCGACGCCATCGCCCAGGGAGAGGAGCAGTCCATGCGGATCTTGCCGTCATGGTCCAGCGTCATGAAGGAGAAGGTCGGGTCGATATAGGGGTCGATGATGTCGAGGTCGAGGCCGTAAACCTCTTTGATCTTTTTGTAGACTCCCAGCGAAGAGCCGCCCAGCGGAGCGGCCGCCATATGCAGACCCGCCCTCTTGACCGCTTCCATATCGACAATCTGCCCCAGTGCTTCCACATAGGGGGAGATGTAGTCGAACGCTTCCACATGGGAGCCCGCCAGGGCGGTCTCGTAGTCGACCGCTTTTACATCCTGCAACCCCTTCTCCATGATTTCATTGGCCCGGGACTGGATTTTCGCCGTCACGTCGGTATCCGCCGGGCCGCCGTTTGGAGGGTTGTATTTGAAGCCGCCGTCTTCGGGCGGGTTGTGGGAGGGGGTGATGACGATGCCGTCCGCCGTCGCTTCCCCTTTTTTGTTGTGTTCGAGAATGGCGAAAGAGACCAGCGGCGTGGGGGTGTACTCTCCGCCGGCGGCGATGCGCACATCGACCCCGTTGGCGGCACAGACCCTGACGGCGGTCATCTGGGCAGGCGTGGAGAGGGCGTGACTGTCTTTCCCGATATAAAGGGGGCCTTCGTACCCCATGGCTTTGCGATACTCGCAGACCGCCTGGGTGATGGCCAGGACATGGTTTTCGTTGAAACTCTTTTTCACGGCGCTGCCGCGGTGACCGGAGGTACCGAAAACGACCCGTTCCGACGCCACCACCGGGTCGGGCTTTTTTTCGTAATAGTCGCTTATCAGTTCCGGCACATCGATCAACCTCTCTCTGGGTACCGGTTTGCCTGCCAACGGATCACGCATTTTCATCCTCCTGCTCTTCGTCGTTCTTCTCTTTTTCACCCTTCTCCTGCGGCATCGTTTCTGCGGTTACCACATGCCCCTGATGCGCCTGCCTGTGCTCCATGATCCAGTGGAAGAACATGATCTGGGCGAAGAAGGGGGCGAAAATGTTGATGACGGGAAGGAAGTTGAGCATGGCCGTCAGCAGTGCGATGGACCAGATGGTGAGGCGGTGCTGCCTCAGTTCGAGGTAGTCGCTCTCTTTGCAGTAAAGCGTACAGGTACTGAGGAAGTAGGATTCACGGTAGAGCCATCCCCATAAGAAGAGCTGGACCAGGATATTTGCGACGGGAACAAACAGCAACGGGAAGAAAATGGCGGAAAGAACCGTAAAAACCAACATATCCCAAACCAGTCGTACATGGTGGCTTTTGCGGAGCCGTTGTGAAATCGGCGGAATATGGGGGTACTCTTTTTCCCGGATATGTTCGAGAAAATATTTTCTGAAACCGGAAATGATGAGAAACAGGGTCAGGATAAAACCGTTGTAGAAAAGGTAGAAAGCAAAGAGCCAGGCGATGCCGTCGGCGACGGTCTGGAAGGGAAGTTCGGTCAGCAGTTTCTGAAGCTGGGCACTGATATAGGACCATTTGATCAGCATGAACCAGGCCCAGAAGACCGAGAGCAGCATCAAAGCCGTAAAGGTGTAGAGATAGTAGGTCTTCTCTTTGAAGGTACGCAAGATCGGAGGGCCGATCAGCGCCGTGAGCGCGGCGAAGGAGACCAGAACCATGATAAACCATATGAAAAAGCCGATAAACTCCGCGCCGTTGGCTTTGACGATGGAGAAGGGTATCCAACTGATGATCATCGACGTGACCGCGACGGCGTACTCCCAGAGTTCATACCCTATCCAGATCCAGAGCGCCATCAACGGCAACCCTATGAAAATGGCAAAGCGCAGGACATTCCAACTGAGTATGTCGCGGATACTCCGTATGAGATAACCGTTGATTTTCTGCATGGCAAACCTTTCTTTTTTTAACTGATTTACGTTGAACATGAGCAAGGCCCATATTCTGGCGGGGAGACAAGTGTCCCCTGCATCCCATATCGCTTCGAAATCTTTAACGTTCCGCCTTTTGCGTAAGTCTATTCCTAACTTTTGCCAGTTTAACAAAAAAGAGCTAAAAATTGCGGCGGAATTAGGATAAGATACGAAGATAGATTCCTACACCGCCGCAGAGAGGGCCTACCATGTATATCTTTTCCGACCGCCTCTACAAACGGGATGAAATCGAACTGGACGATACCAAAAAACAGGTCATCTTCACTACACTTGACAATGAAGATATCAACAATTGGCTCAGGGAACACAACTTTCCCGAAACCTTTATCGAAGATATCCACAACGAAGACCAGAGTATCGCCTATGAAGAGAATGAAAAGTTCAAGCTGGCGATTTTGAAATATTTCGTCAAAGACGAAGAGGATGAACTGCTCTATCACGCCCAGAATATCGTCATCATTCTCACGGAAAAAAAATTCATCTTTCTCGCCCAGGATCCCAGGACGATCAAGGCGGTCACCAACAAACTCTACCGCCGCTACAAACCTACCGACAGCATCGAATATATCATGTACGTCGTCATCGACATCATGGTCGACCATACCATGACCATCATCGATCTCATCGACGACCGGCTGGAAGAGATCGAAGACAATATCTTCGACGAATCGATCGATGAGAACGATGTCCAGAAAAACCTCTATTTCGCCAGGCGGACACTCAACCGAATCAGCAAAATTTCCGTCCAGCACAACGATGTCATCAACAAAATCATCAACCACTTCCCCATCAATGTCCGAAAAAAGCTCAAATACGAATTCATTGACCTCAAGGAGCACCTCTCCTTTCTGATCAACGAGTCCAAGTCCTACCTGGACCGCACCGGATACCTCCAGAACCTGATGATGGGTTTTCTGAGCAACCGGATGAACCAGGCGATGCAACGGCTCGCTGCCATTTCACTCATCTTCCTACCCCTGACGTTCATCGTCGGCAACTACGGCATGAACTTCAAAAATATGCCCGAGCTCGACTGGAAATACGGCTACCTGGCCGTCTGGATCATCAACCTCGCCATCGCCTGGTTCATCTTTAAGTGGCTGAAAAAGAAAAAGTGGATATGAGTTTCATATAATTCAACAAAAATTGGGGGCTTTAGCTATTTTTAATGGCTCCTGCAATACAATAGCCCGACAATATCTATAAATTAGGAGAGTGACAATGAAAAAGAGAATAGGAGCGCTGCTTCTCAGCGTTGCCGCGGCAGGTACGCTGATGGCGCAGGATTATACCAACTCCGTTACGGCTACTGTCGGCGGCTACAGTCCGATGAACAAGGAGTTTACGGACGATGCATTGAGCCTGGGAGCCCGCCTCGGACTTATCGAAGGCGACACACACGGCCTCGAGCTCGAATATGACTTCATCAACAATGTGGATCTTGACAAGAGTCAGGGCAAAGGCGACACATACGGCAACCAGATCTTCGCCAACTACCTCTACCACTTCAAGGACCAGAGTGCAAAACTGCGCCCCTATCTTCTGGGTGGCGTCGGTTACGAAAACTGGACCAACAGCCGGCTTGACGACGGCGGCGTAGGCGCTGTCGGTGCCGGTATCAAGTACGCCGTCAACGAGTGGCTGAACCTTCGCGCGGAAGTCAAAGATGTCATCCGTTTCGACGACGGCGGCCAGTCTCTCGCCTATACAGCGGGCGTGATGATTCCTTTCGGCAGCGTCGAAAAAGCGGCCCCCGTTGCCGCCGCTGCCCCGCTGACCAACCTCGACAGCGATGCTGACGGTGTCATCGACTCCAAAGACAAGTGTCCCCACACCCCGAGCGGCACGGTTGTCGACGAAAACGGATGTCCCGTGACAACCGACAGTGACGGAGACGGCGTGATCGACCCCCTCGACAACTGCCCCAACTCCAAAACGACACAAGTCGACGAAAACGGATGCCCCATCGATACCGACATGGACGGTGTGCCCGACTATCTCGACCAGTGCCCCAACACGCCCAAAGGCTTCAAAGTCGACAAAAACGGTTGTACGGTCGGTGTCACGCTCCATCTGAACTTCCCCTTCAATTCCGCCAAGATTCCGGCCAGCGATATGAAAAAAGTCGAACGTGTCGCTGAATTCATGAAAAAGCATCCTGATGTCACCGCCAAACTGAAAGGCTATACCGACAGCATCGGTTCCGAAGCCTACAACCTGAAGCTCTCCGAAAGACGTGCCAATGCGGTCAAGAAAGCCCTGATCAAACTCGGTATCGACGCTTCCCGCCTGAGCGCCAAAGGCTACGGTGAAGCCGATCCCGTCGCTTCCAACGATACACCTGAAGGACGCGCACAGAACCGCCGTGTCGAGGTTGTCCTCGTACCCGGCAAAGGTCAGTAACACCCCTCTCTTTCCGCCTGCGGGCGGAAATCTTCTTCCCGATGCCGCTATCATCGGGGGCATCCTCTCGAAACTTTCAATAACATTTTTTTCGTCTTTGACAGGGTAGAAAAATCACCCTCAAAATTGGTCAAATTATAGGAGCCGGCATGGACCGCACCATTGAAGAACTCTCCGCGGAAATCGAACGGCGAATCCGCCTCTACCAAGAAGGCCTGGATGAGAATGCCCAGGCCTACGAAATTTCCGAACTGCTGGAAGAGGTCCGGCAGGTCAGCAAGGCCCGCTACCTCGAACTGCTCAAGGCACTTCCTGAGGACCTGAAGGCGGAGGTTCTCTCCGAACTTTCCAAAAACGCCCAGGAGGAGGCCCTCGAAGCGATCGACGCCAAGGAGCTGGCGGAGATCATCGAAGAGATGGACACCGACGACGCGGCCGATATCGTCCAGCAGATCGAAGAGATCGACGAGGAGAAGGCCGAAGAGGTTCTCGAAGAGATCGACGAGGAGGAGAGCAAGGTCCTGCGGGAGCTCATCAGCTACGAGGAGGACGAAGCGGGCGCCTATATGCAGACCGAACTCTTCAAAGCCTCCGAGAACGAAACGGTCGGCGAATCGATCCGCCGCCTCAAAGAGCTGCGCAAAGAGGGGCGGGTCGACAACGCCTACCACGTCTTCATCGTCGACCAGCACGACCGCTTCCTCGGAATGATGCCGATGGAGGACCTGGTGCTGCACGGCCCCAATGAAATCTACCGAAACGTTCTCGACAAAGAGGGGGCCCTGACCGTCACCGTCCATCCGAAAGATTCCATCGACAAAGTGATCGAAGTGGCGGGAAACTACAACATGAACGTCATCCCCGTCGTCGACGATTTCGGCATTTTGCTGGGACGGATCACCGCCGACGACATCTATGACCTGATGGAGAAGCAGGCAACCGACCAGATCTACGGCATGGCCGGGCTCCAGGAGGAGTCGGAAGAGAGTGAAAACATCATCGAGGCGGGAAAATCCCGGGCCGTCTGGCTCGGCATCAACCTTATCACCGCCATCGCCGCTTCCATCGTCATCGGTTTTTTCGACAGTACCATCCAGTCCATCGTCGCCCTGGCGGTGCTGATGCCCATCGTCGCCTCCATGGGAGGCAATGCCGGCACCCAGTCCCTGACCGTCACGGTACGCCAACTCGCCCTGGGCGACATCGACCCGACCGAAGCGAAGCGGGTCATCGCCAAAGAGGTGCTACTTTCTCTCGGAAACGGCCTCATCTACGCCGTTGTCATGGGCGTCATCGCCTGGGTCTGGTTCAAGATGCCGATGCTCGGCGTCGTCATCGGCCTATCGATGGTCATCAACCTGCTCGTCGCCGGCTTTTTCGGCGCGACCATCCCTCTGGTGCTGCGGGGTCTGGGCATCGACCCGGCAGTCGGCTCCACCGTTTTGCTGACCACCGTCACCGACGTGGTCGGTTTCTTCACCTTCCTGGGGCTGGCTTCCGTCATACTACTGTAGAGCAGGTAGTGGGTAGTATCGAGGGTAGGTTTGACCTACCCTTTTCTGCCTCATGCCGATTCACAAAGCGAATTTCCATGCCTATCTTTGGCACTTCATTTCGTTCTCTTTGATCTTTTCGAGACGGTCCAGAATGTGGTCGAGCTCCTTTAGGTTCTCTTCACACTCTTTTTTCAGTGCATCCCGTTTCTGCAGGATCAGATCGATCTGCTTCTGCACATCCTGCAGGTCGATTCGGCAGTTTTTCGCCGCCTGCTCCTCTTTGTCCAAGACCCATTCAGTCGCTTTTTTGAGAAAATCCATCATATCGTCATCCTTTCTTTGATACAGAATGTTACCAATCCTCATCCAAAGAAAAACATCGGGTTCGTGCGTTTGGCACGCGGGAGTGCGATTTGCTCTTCGGGACGCGGCCTCTTTTCTAAAAACCGCTAATGCCTTCGGGCAAGCGCGGTTTTCTTGACGGAAAGAGGCCGCTCAAATCGCAACGCCACCCAAACACACGCCCCCGATCTCTTGTTTGGGATTGGTTGAGGATTGGTATGATTGTATCCTAACCTTCGTCAAGCTCCGCAAAAATGGCCGCCGTATCGAGGCCGTAAAAAGATTTCAGAAGGTCGTAAATGTCCGGGAAATGGCGCTTGAGGGTTTTGGGCTTCTGGAAAAAAAGTTCGCTGACGACGGCGAAAAACTCCGCTTCGTTGGCGGCGGCGTAGCTGCCGATGATCCTGTACTCTCCCCAGTCCCGGTTGGCAAGCGCCTTTTTCTTGAGATCGTTGAAGCGTCTGTAGAGGACCTGGGTCCACTTTCGGTGCAGCGCTCCCTGCAGCGGCGGCACGCCGTCAGGCATACCGTCTTCGAAGTCGAGCACATGGGCAAGCTCATGGACGATGACATTGTGGGGCCACAGATGGTGCGCCTGGCGCTTCGCCTCGTTCCATGCGATGACCACCGTATCCGCCACACTCTGGCCCTCCAGCACGAATGCGCCTTCCCGGTAGATTCCCCCCTCCGCCTCCACCTGTTTCGCGACCACGTCGTAAGGGTAGATGAGTATCGTCACGAGATTGTCGAAGCACTCGTCGGGGATCTTCAGCACCATCAGGCAGGCATAGAAGGCGATCGTCGCGCGCATTTCATCGGTCACGTCGATCTTGACGCCCATGAACTGCTTCGTTTCGATGAAAAAAAGAAGCCTGGGGTGAAGCTCCCTTTTCAGGTCGTCGGGAAGCAGGCGGTAGTGGGGAATCTTTTTCAGAGTATTTGCGATTGCAGGCGGCAGCGGCCTGTGTTGAACCTTTTTCCAGAGCCACATGCGCCTGAAGTAGCCCCACGCCTGCCACGCCAGAAAGAGTGCCAAAAGCGTGGCGAAAAGCTGCATCAGGGCGATGTAGTACATCTCGAACGCTCCCTGAGCCACGCTTCCATCGCCTCTTTCTCCCCGCGAAAAACGATGCGCTCCTTCCGCCGGGCAATCTGATAGTCGTACATCGGGTCGTAGTAGTGTTTCAGCAGGTATTCGATCCAAAGTTCATGTTTCGCCATGTCGCCGCGGTTTCTCTGGGCCAGGGTCGCCTCCCGAAGCAGGGCCGATGCCTCTTTATGACGCTCCCCTCCCAGCCGTTTTCGTATGCGGTCCAGTGCGGCGTGCATATCCTCCGACCATCGCGCAAGAGGGTCGTCGAACCCCATCTTCGCATAGGCTTCCTGCCCTTTGAGCACATACTCTTCGAAAGTGATTGCGACCCGCTTCGGCATCGGTGTCTCCAGTACGGCGAGGGGGGCGTTCTCCAGATAACGGTAAAGACTCAACGGAAGATAGAGGCGGCCCACGTTTTTCCCTTCGTCTTCGAAAACGAGATGGCCATACCCCTTCTCCACTTTTCGGATGAGATCGTAAGCCAGCGCATTTTCGAAATCGATCTGGCTCGGCTGCGGCGTGATCTTCCTTCCAAAAGAGGAGCCTCTATGATTTGCCAGCCCCTCCAGGTCCACCGCATGGGGCAGTTTTTCAAGAAGCAGCGTCTTCCCGCAGCCCGTCCGCCCGGCAAGGACAATGGGGGAAAATCTCTCGTACGAACGCTCCGTCTCCTCGATGAGGAAGCGCCGGAAGGCTTTGTACCCCCCTTTGAGGCGGGGTATGTCGCAACCCGCCTCCTCCATCCAGCGCTGTGAAATCTGGGAGCGCTGCCCTCCCCTGAAGCAGTAGAGCAGCGCATCAGGGTGCTTTCGCTTGAAATCGCACCACGCCTTTACCCTTTGGGCCTTTTTTTCGCCGCTGACCAGTTCGTGCCCCAGTTTCACCGCCGCTTCGTTTCCTTTCTGCTTGTAGCAGATGCCGACCAGCCTCCGCTCTTCGTCATCCATCAGCGGCAGGTTCACGGCATTGGGGAACGCCCCTTTTTCAAACTCCACGGGAGCCCGCACATCGATGAGGGGCCGCCCCTCCAGCACGATACGGCGAAAATCGTCGAAGAGTTCTGCAGCCAATCAGCGCCCCTCTCTTCGAGACGTTTCAACAGAATATATTGAGCGCTTCTCTATCTCGTCAGTTCTCTCCAATTCACTTCCTTTGGATATACTTTGTCCGATTATACAACCGGAGAGATAAAATGCATATAGAGATACCCCGTTATGGAACTTTGGAGATCAAATCGGTGGTTCTTGATGACAACGGCACCCTCGCCAAAGACGGCACGCTTTTGAAGGATGCGGAACCACTGCTTAAAGCGCTTGGAGAAGCGTACAACGTCTCAGACCTTGCG
It encodes the following:
- a CDS encoding zinc-dependent peptidase, which encodes MYYIALMQLFATLLALFLAWQAWGYFRRMWLWKKVQHRPLPPAIANTLKKIPHYRLLPDDLKRELHPRLLFFIETKQFMGVKIDVTDEMRATIAFYACLMVLKIPDECFDNLVTILIYPYDVVAKQVEAEGGIYREGAFVLEGQSVADTVVIAWNEAKRQAHHLWPHNVIVHELAHVLDFEDGMPDGVPPLQGALHRKWTQVLYRRFNDLKKKALANRDWGEYRIIGSYAAANEAEFFAVVSELFFQKPKTLKRHFPDIYDLLKSFYGLDTAAIFAELDEG
- a CDS encoding OmpA family protein; this translates as MKKRIGALLLSVAAAGTLMAQDYTNSVTATVGGYSPMNKEFTDDALSLGARLGLIEGDTHGLELEYDFINNVDLDKSQGKGDTYGNQIFANYLYHFKDQSAKLRPYLLGGVGYENWTNSRLDDGGVGAVGAGIKYAVNEWLNLRAEVKDVIRFDDGGQSLAYTAGVMIPFGSVEKAAPVAAAAPLTNLDSDADGVIDSKDKCPHTPSGTVVDENGCPVTTDSDGDGVIDPLDNCPNSKTTQVDENGCPIDTDMDGVPDYLDQCPNTPKGFKVDKNGCTVGVTLHLNFPFNSAKIPASDMKKVERVAEFMKKHPDVTAKLKGYTDSIGSEAYNLKLSERRANAVKKALIKLGIDASRLSAKGYGEADPVASNDTPEGRAQNRRVEVVLVPGKGQ
- the mgtE gene encoding magnesium transporter, with the protein product MDRTIEELSAEIERRIRLYQEGLDENAQAYEISELLEEVRQVSKARYLELLKALPEDLKAEVLSELSKNAQEEALEAIDAKELAEIIEEMDTDDAADIVQQIEEIDEEKAEEVLEEIDEEESKVLRELISYEEDEAGAYMQTELFKASENETVGESIRRLKELRKEGRVDNAYHVFIVDQHDRFLGMMPMEDLVLHGPNEIYRNVLDKEGALTVTVHPKDSIDKVIEVAGNYNMNVIPVVDDFGILLGRITADDIYDLMEKQATDQIYGMAGLQEESEESENIIEAGKSRAVWLGINLITAIAASIVIGFFDSTIQSIVALAVLMPIVASMGGNAGTQSLTVTVRQLALGDIDPTEAKRVIAKEVLLSLGNGLIYAVVMGVIAWVWFKMPMLGVVIGLSMVINLLVAGFFGATIPLVLRGLGIDPAVGSTVLLTTVTDVVGFFTFLGLASVILL
- the mnmH gene encoding tRNA 2-selenouridine(34) synthase MnmH, producing MAAELFDDFRRIVLEGRPLIDVRAPVEFEKGAFPNAVNLPLMDDEERRLVGICYKQKGNEAAVKLGHELVSGEKKAQRVKAWCDFKRKHPDALLYCFRGGQRSQISQRWMEEAGCDIPRLKGGYKAFRRFLIEETERSYERFSPIVLAGRTGCGKTLLLEKLPHAVDLEGLANHRGSSFGRKITPQPSQIDFENALAYDLIRKVEKGYGHLVFEDEGKNVGRLYLPLSLYRYLENAPLAVLETPMPKRVAITFEEYVLKGQEAYAKMGFDDPLARWSEDMHAALDRIRKRLGGERHKEASALLREATLAQRNRGDMAKHELWIEYLLKHYYDPMYDYQIARRKERIVFRGEKEAMEAWLRERSRCTTSP
- a CDS encoding magnesium transporter CorA family protein; this translates as MYIFSDRLYKRDEIELDDTKKQVIFTTLDNEDINNWLREHNFPETFIEDIHNEDQSIAYEENEKFKLAILKYFVKDEEDELLYHAQNIVIILTEKKFIFLAQDPRTIKAVTNKLYRRYKPTDSIEYIMYVVIDIMVDHTMTIIDLIDDRLEEIEDNIFDESIDENDVQKNLYFARRTLNRISKISVQHNDVINKIINHFPINVRKKLKYEFIDLKEHLSFLINESKSYLDRTGYLQNLMMGFLSNRMNQAMQRLAAISLIFLPLTFIVGNYGMNFKNMPELDWKYGYLAVWIINLAIAWFIFKWLKKKKWI
- the pgm gene encoding phosphoglucomutase (alpha-D-glucose-1,6-bisphosphate-dependent), which gives rise to MKKRRTTKSRRMKMRDPLAGKPVPRERLIDVPELISDYYEKKPDPVVASERVVFGTSGHRGSAVKKSFNENHVLAITQAVCEYRKAMGYEGPLYIGKDSHALSTPAQMTAVRVCAANGVDVRIAAGGEYTPTPLVSFAILEHNKKGEATADGIVITPSHNPPEDGGFKYNPPNGGPADTDVTAKIQSRANEIMEKGLQDVKAVDYETALAGSHVEAFDYISPYVEALGQIVDMEAVKRAGLHMAAAPLGGSSLGVYKKIKEVYGLDLDIIDPYIDPTFSFMTLDHDGKIRMDCSSPWAMASLVALKERYDLAFGNDTDADRHGIVTPKGGLMNPNHFLSVAIWYLFKHRFAWPASLKVGKTVVSSSMIDRVAASLGKEVYEVPVGFKWFVDGLYEGWLGFGGEESAGAAYLRRDASVWTTDKDGIIMTMLAAEIRAVTGRDPADIYADFERAFGKAYYARIDAPASREQKAKLKALSPSDITAETLAGEKITGIFTEAPGNGAPIGGLKLVTENGWAAMRPSGTEDIYKIYAESFLSPDHLKEIQAEAQKIVQSVIGHL
- a CDS encoding EI24 domain-containing protein, with product MQKINGYLIRSIRDILSWNVLRFAIFIGLPLMALWIWIGYELWEYAVAVTSMIISWIPFSIVKANGAEFIGFFIWFIMVLVSFAALTALIGPPILRTFKEKTYYLYTFTALMLLSVFWAWFMLIKWSYISAQLQKLLTELPFQTVADGIAWLFAFYLFYNGFILTLFLIISGFRKYFLEHIREKEYPHIPPISQRLRKSHHVRLVWDMLVFTVLSAIFFPLLFVPVANILVQLFLWGWLYRESYFLSTCTLYCKESDYLELRQHRLTIWSIALLTAMLNFLPVINIFAPFFAQIMFFHWIMEHRQAHQGHVVTAETMPQEKGEKEKNDEEQEDENA